The genomic window aagttaaataaataaatattattgtacaactcacacacggtcatttgattgcaaactaagcagagcttgtactgtaaccaaataactgataaacatacttataaacttgtaaatacaaacttattattacttatatagatacattaaattccaggctcagaacagatactgaTCACACAAAAATTGACACAAGGTAGCTAAGCTAAGAAATTGTGTAGTTGACGGATTaacgataaataattaaacttgtactcgtaaaaggttctcctaaaaactaagtaattttcgtaaataatgttgaaattgtaattattacagactgaaacattttattagacactcatttgatatcaacgaaactgtaacgtcactatgtcatatttctataatagaatgtatttttgacatttcataaaaagtagGTAACTGATTTGACAGGTAACTACACTTATATGTCAGTTTACCCAGCCCGAGATGCAAACCACTACTCTTTACAAAGAAACAGTTATGacgcattattatttattaattacaatataccTGTTTACAACAGTCACAGTGGAAAGTTATTAGTTCATTGATAGCGAAGGTAGCGGGTTCAATCCGTGACTCACTTGAACACTCATTTGTTAGGAAGTATTACTTTACCTTACCTTAGCTTTACGTAGACTGTCTCAATGGCGCCATGGATAGTGTATGTGGCTGCCGCGCAgatgttttgaatttgaattaaatagataaactacctaggtacctattgaacataacacactataaacaaagtcctgcacagttagTTGGCTGGTTTCTGAATGAAAACTAGCCGAAAGATGAAACTGGCCGTCGCCGTCGTTTGGCACataacacaatatattattatcttaccctcttattcataaaaatatatgaagtaaaaggcttataaagtgttttgtttctttgactccttagtgaaatgaaaaagagaaaacatatgtcgttttttaactaaaataggtttgtagtgtgtttatgaTTAAGAGGGTTAGTTTAGAGTTGTGTAAAATGGTATTAAAATTGTCTATACTTCATTACTCACCCATACTTCTTGTATACGTCTCTTGTTTGTTCGTCTTCTGTATAGAGACTTGATGCTATATTCAcaaacacaaagttatttggcgccAACGACTACACAATACTTTACGACCTATTTTTAAGATTACGGTTTTAATAatagacaaaaacaacaatagtCCGGTACCAAGCGAgttttattacacaatataaacataaaataaaacaaattgtactTGTATATTTGAGCAAGTAGCTAGTAAATAGCTACAGTAGTTGTTCAAATCACTTAATGTGCCTTTTTAAACACAAAGACACTACacgatagtttttttttatattacttaacgTGGTCAATCGTTTGTcgaccaggggggctatcacgtatctcagttgacagctatttgaaagccactatcctgtccattgttttctctcttaggttatagtgattaatacgttacgtcaaagcagcaatgtactgaaaagtgaccatagatttgacgtatactaactgtctactgagatacgtgataggcccGCAGAGGGCGTaacacgtatctcagttgacatttgacaactagtgaacgtcaaattgatagccaccATGCAATACATTGCTTCTCTAATGTAACGTGTAAATCACTATCATCTTAGGAActaaacaatgtacagcatagtggcttttaaatagttgtcaactgagatacgtgatagtcTTACTGTATCACCTACGTAAAGTAGTAAATcatttataaaagaaagaaaatattcatttactAAATTGTTCAATTAATTCTTTTAACAAAGGATGTCAAACATTTGTCATAATTATTGTGAAGTGACTGTAAATAAAACCTCAACAATTTTACAAACTTCGTTTAAAATTTGTAACCAAAAACGTTTCAGTTATtcttattactaatattacgtTTTTCACTTCTTTGAAGTATTAGACAGTTATTGCAGTGACACACATCATTAACTATAGCGGCCCGCCCCGGTTTCGCCTGgcttaaacagttattttatacaaaaaaaatacacataaaccttccttaAGAATcattctatttattaaaataaccgCATCAAAATTTATTGCGTGGTTTTATCGATCTAAGCATACATtcatacagacatagagacagacgcaAGAAGCGCTTTTGCTTTACAATAAgttattaagtacatatttaaaacaacaatttcttCTAATCTATCACAACTTTTATCACcgttaatacaaaaaatcttatattatcATATATTGCAGcacttataataagtaataaataaaataaactaattataaaagtgTTCAGTTATGCGAGCACTTTCCGTGCGTTTTTTCTAAACGTCATTAGTGTCGCTATTGCCCGCAAGATGGCAGGAGCGCTGCGGATGGCGAGACGGCACATGAAGAATGCTACCATACACTGCATCGTTCTGTGTATGAATAATAACCTgaaatagataataatgtacattaataaatatattttaatatgtcaGAGTTTTcgtagtatgtatgtataaagtgTTTTCGCTTTGACAATTAATAAGCTGGGTTTGAAACTAACACTATGTATTCGAGCAATGACTAAGGAATCTCACCCTAACTTGCAAATTTTAATATCGATCTTATATAGAAAATATCTATTagattttctttctttcaatttttttaaaagacaacttccgcactgtacactgtacacaaccaacatacaaacaacggacacaaagtacaaccagacccgaaacaattatttgtggatcgcacaattaattgttccgtgtgggaatcgaaccccgacgcaatagtagcggcgtggtgacctgaaccactgcgccacggtggcaCTCGTTGTAAATAAAGGAAAGTTGTaatacatataaacaaaatataaatatacttacatcTTCATCCTGGCTTGTGCCTTGTCAATGTCTTTGTCACTCTCTAAGAGGAGGTACTTGCGTGTTCCTTTCACGAAGCTCACGCAGTGTTCATCCCAACTGTtgaataatataacaaagataacatttttaaaaccattaaaaaaaaatcgtatttcATTTGTAGTTTAGAATGAGTAGTAAGTGTGtagagttaaattaattattaacctATTGTTAATATGTTGTATTAGTTGATTTTAAATAGACACGTTTAAAATGCTGATATAATCATGCTGCTAAGAACGCTTTTAAAACATCCAGTAAAGTGCATTGAACTTTGAAGTCTCTggaaaactataattatattttctatatttacacattcattatatttcttgttttagtttatgattttttctcctttgatattatttgcatttataaaattgtaggtaCATGAAACCTCAATTAACAACTGTTACCAAACCCAgaataaatcaataaacaagAACTTGAGATACTTATTTGTTcttatacaaaaaacaatttagacAAAATATGTAAGTGTGAAGTTAATTAACTTTAGTTAGTACTAGAGTCCGCGAGTTTGTCCGCCTGGAAACTCTTCTCGTGTAAATCTCGATAACCctcaggaactccgggataaaaagtagcctatgtgttaatctgggtcttcagctacctacataccaaattaaatgttaattgactcagtagtatttgcgtgaaagagtaacaaacatccaaacatacatacattctcacaaactttcgcatttataatattagtaggatatagtATGTACTCACTCGATAGTGTTAGGATCGAGGTTGTAGATGTTGTTGTCAGCCGGCGCGAGGCGCTGGCGCAGGCGGCGCGCGTGCGTCGTGCTGAACGACCACTCGTGCGTCGTGAAGTAGCGCAGAGCTGATGACATGGCCGCCAGCCGGGAGCTGACCGTGCTCATGCGAGGTCTAGACACAAAGACAGATACATTATATAACTGTATAATGAGacgcctatagccagttgcgctcactggtcggcaaacgatctgtgagttataCAAACCTTGGCGTGGTCgttccatagatgagtgaccatatagtggtatttaaacaaggcgtctccgtgcatcggaaggcacgtaaaatgtcggtcccggttgttgtcaattaagataacagtcgttaagccacgtcaaaaggcTTCGggcttgatcaactttgacactaggctgaccactaaccatacgataagaagcaGAATGCAATAATGCAGAGCTCACGGTAGCCAGTCAGTGATATACAATCTCTAAAGTTTAGTGGAGCAAGTGATAGGACAACATTTTCAGATAGAAACCGAACAATATCAGAGTTGAATTTAATCTGTGCAATtgtaagatattaaaaaaaacaacaaaatatgttcCAGGAGTAATTGCTCAGCGCGTTATAGGAACTAGGTATTACGATACTTATagcttaataaattaatgtcataGTTACCGTGGTTTTACGCCGCACATTGTGTAGAGAAAGTCGATGGTATGAAGCGGCGCCGTCTGCAGCAACCACTGAGTCAACGTCACCAGTGTTctgtaacaacaaataataaaaaaatttagatttcttgttataatttttgtgggatagtcttcttcttatcgcatggttagtggtcaacctagtgtcaaagttgttcagaccgcccaaaggcctttgaagTGGCTTAACGACAGATATTTTCattgacaataaccgggaccgactttttcgtgccctccgaagcccggagacgcccagttcaaataccactatgcggtcgcccatctatggaatgaccgcgccaaggattgcttaacccacaaaccGTTctccgaccggtgagcgcaactggctatggacgcctcTATGTGGTGTATCCAAACGTGAGATAAAGTGTAAGATGATTGAATGTGTTGTTTTGTATGTGTACCTAAACGGAAAGAGTGAGCGAGAAGGTGCGAGTGAGAGGAGAGATATCCACACGTCTTTATAGAAGGGAAAACAAAAGACGAAAACGTGGAAAAAAGATGACGGAATTTTTGTAAAAGACGAAAAATACGAATTTCTTGTTATAAAggtttataacttttaaactctcgcgttgcatgtttcttgtataatagaatacgggaattaactcGAACACGCATTTGCctaaatgcctaacgtttcggccacggcgagtgcaacctgcgccaaaacgttaggcattttaaggtaaaatgcgtgttcgcgttaattcccgtattctattatacaaagGTTTAATTGAAAACCTTAAAATTCCCTTACAATTCTCTAAATAAGGAATATGTTATGTCTCTTACTTGCTCTCAGTGAAGAACCCGCTGGGGTACCAGAGCGGGGTGTCGAAGGGGTGTCGCCGCACCCCCCGCAGCATGCGCTGCTTGAACTGCGCCCACGTGGTGGGGTTCTCGTTGGAGCAGCAGTTGTACACGCGAGCCTCGCGGGAACTGAAACATATAAGTTttagaaacattaaaaaattatgGATGCTATGAAATTGTACTGTCCAAAAGCATTTccaatgaaaaaaagaaatatttcgaTACCTCCTGAGTATAAAGACTCAACAGTAATTTGATTATTTGGTAacatgaggagctcgtggcttagttaacgacagccgcatggatcgatctctgaagttaaggtacgcttgccgaggttgttctgtggatgggtgaccatatacatatcgagttcatCCGTGTTTCGGatggcacgttaaattgtaggtcctgacatacatttttaaagatttttgacagtcgttaacagtagtcagaagcttgaaagtctgacaaccagtcttacttagtatcgtgttataacccaggtaactgtgttgtggaggtcagatagacaatCATTcaggtattcagctgcatccggtgagactggcagccgactacaacatagttggaagaaaggctagactgaacAGAACAGCTTTTGGTAACATGTACAGGATTCAAAGGAAAGCTTGGTACTGACTCCTCAATGCCGACCTCCCAGGCGGCGGCGATGAGCGTGTCGATGACGATGTCCACGGGGATCATGTCGGCGCGCTTGTGGCCGGCGCAGTGCAGCACGTGGAGCAGCCCCTTGCCCGCGCCCACCATCACGCCGCTCGGACCGTTCAGGTTCTCGATCCAGCCAGGGAACGGGTACGCCAGGGACGAAATCActgtgttaaaaaaatcaaggcttatttaattcaattcaaaatatcctttattttgtaaacttcgtacaaagtatttgaaatagtcatatattgtattttttgtatatttatatctctctctgccatttttttaaacctttattGAAGAAGAATACTGTTCTGccaaacaaatataacaaaaacattcaaatCGTTAAGAAGGCGCCATCTATTGTTGAATGGTAAAACtatcttttttatacaaaagtctTCTAACGGTGGATAGTAAAAACCATAAAGCAACATCTATCATTGAATAgaataattaatactttagCAACAATTGCTATAGGATAGGAGTACATCAGAAATATAACGACATTAAGTATTGAGTAGTTATCATATGTGTAAAGTGACATCTATTATCGAATAGTAAGAAACATTCAAAAAGCGACATCTAGTGTACagtagattttatttacaaaatatagttgATCACTTTTATTCACTAGATGGCAGGCAttcaaccttttttttattaaaatcgtaagtTTATTCAATacttcatttttaaatacaatattgtgtgttgtgttattataaatatgtccATACCTATGGAAGGTCTGAATATAGCGGTGGCGTATCTAGCCGAGTGCGCTCGTTCAGCCACGGCGCTCTCCGCCATCGCCTTCGTGAACGTGTATGTGTTCGGCTTGGGCGATATCAACCTGGAAACAATTCAACAATTTAGGTAATATGTCATTCAAAACattaaagtacaaaataagttttttgtgaCAAGACTAGGTCCACTTTGCCGCTTTAATtgcttaaaagatttttataacaaaccTGCTGCAAAGAACTTAGTTAAAGGATTaaccaaaaaaacattttatttctactaACTAGGAGGGTTGATTTCAAGCGACTGGTTTTAAAACATCAGCATGTTTTTGGGATAAAGACAAGACAAAGAAGAGCCAGTATCTTACACTACTCTATTACTAGCAGTCGAGAGGTGCTCGTGGCTAAGTGGCAACTGCCGCGGGaatcaatctctgaggttaagtttGACAACcatgttgtggaggtcagatagacagtcgctgcatgtaaaacactggtattcagctgcatccggtgagactagactGATGTATTAGGTCACGATGTGTTATACTTGGACGTATtctttttgtcgtatggttagtggtcacaCTAgctttcaaagttgttcaagccgcccgaaggcctttgacgtggcttaacgactgttagaagacaaccaccgggaccgaattttttcgtcacggagacgcccagctctaataccactatgtggtcacctaacgaccgcgccaaggtttgtttaacccacagatcgtttaccgaccggtgagcgcaactgtctGTACCAGGGTGCATACTTGGGCGTGATCTCAGCGAGGAGGTGTTCGGGCAGGTTGTCGACGAGGGTCAGGAGCTGGTGCAGCGAGGCGGGCGCCGGGTACACGCGCTCCTCCACCACCGCCAGATCCGCGTTGCTGTACGCAGTCGATACGTGTACGAATACCTGCACAATACAGaataaacatcaatcatcatcattaaattgttcatataaaatgattaataactaaacgtacatttttaaaatattgtgtctGAAGGTGaataaagaactattttaaatcTTAGCTTTTCGTAATGTGTAGTTTGtgttaaaacatacaaaacgaAACTTAAACATAATTACCCAGAAACTtttcgttataaaaataaaaataataaagtattagaATGTAGTCAAGTAACTGATGTTCCTTTATTTGGGTAACATTACTTAAGTCAACATTCTTACCaaacttataaaactaataattttgtctacGCTCTATTTGACGGCTTCCGTGGCTCATTGGTAAAAGTGGTCGcaatgccgctaccattgcactGCTGGACTTCG from Anticarsia gemmatalis isolate Benzon Research Colony breed Stoneville strain chromosome 28, ilAntGemm2 primary, whole genome shotgun sequence includes these protein-coding regions:
- the LOC142984911 gene encoding putative fatty acyl-CoA reductase CG5065, which encodes MVPRPAPQSPSPPLIPQYFAGREVFITGATGFMGKVLVERLLWTCPEVGRLHLLLRRKKDVAPEKRLKKLKQSQVFDVIRQQCPQRLDKLCIVAGDVTKPKLGMSRDAIQELSQVSVVFHSAATLKFDEPLGAAVEQNLRSVLTLMDICDQLPAMQVFVHVSTAYSNADLAVVEERVYPAPASLHQLLTLVDNLPEHLLAEITPKLISPKPNTYTFTKAMAESAVAERAHSARYATAIFRPSIVISSLAYPFPGWIENLNGPSGVMVGAGKGLLHVLHCAGHKRADMIPVDIVIDTLIAAAWEVGIEDSREARVYNCCSNENPTTWAQFKQRMLRGVRRHPFDTPLWYPSGFFTESKTLVTLTQWLLQTAPLHTIDFLYTMCGVKPRPRMSTVSSRLAAMSSALRYFTTHEWSFSTTHARRLRQRLAPADNNIYNLDPNTIDWDEHCVSFVKGTRKYLLLESDKDIDKAQARMKMLLFIHRTMQCMVAFFMCRLAIRSAPAILRAIATLMTFRKNARKVLA